CGTCAGTCGCGACGAGGTGGGCGGTGACTCCGAGGAGTCGGTCGGCGCATCGGCGTCCCACTGATGCCCGCCGATACCCTGGGCGGCATGGCACCCGAACCCATCAGCGTCGACGACCCTGAGGACCGCAAGATCCTGACCCTCGCTCGAGCCACTCGTGCACGGACCCGTGCCGCCGAGGGCGCCTCGGTCCGTGACCGCGACGGCCGCACGTACGCCGCGGCAACCGTCGAGCTGCCGACGTTGCGGCTGTCGGCTCTCAGCCTCGCCGTCGCCATGGCGGTGTCCTCCGGCGCGACCGGGCTCGAGGCGGCAGCCCTCAGCACCGATGCCGACGCCGTCAGCGAGGACGACCGACAGGTGATCCGTGACTTCGCCGGCGCCGGGG
Above is a genomic segment from Mumia sp. Pv4-285 containing:
- a CDS encoding cytidine deaminase, giving the protein MAPEPISVDDPEDRKILTLARATRARTRAAEGASVRDRDGRTYAAATVELPTLRLSALSLAVAMAVSSGATGLEAAALSTDADAVSEDDRQVIRDFAGAGVPVLLADPQGVARTRVEA